The Polynucleobacter sp. VK25 genome segment CTTATTGCAAGCACAGGCTTCAAGATGATGCGCGCCGAACTAAATTACCCGCCCATGCTCTCCGTGATTTTCTTGACAATATTGGCAGCGACCTATTTTCACTTAGGTCTTGGTTGGGTAGTATTGCTTGCCTCACCACTGGCATTCTTTCTGGCATGGAAGAAGGTGAAAAAGTGATCGGCACCCTCCTTAGTCTGTTTCTCAAGCTATCCGCTTTTTCCTTAGTAGCGTTTGGTGGCATCAATGCACTCCTACCCATACTCTATGATCTATCAGTAAATCAAGAGCATTGGCTTAATAGCCAAACCTTTGCCGATTACTTTGCAATTGCACAAGCCTCTCCCGGGCCCAACCTGATGACCGTAACACTCATTGGCTGGAAGGTAGGGGGCGTTATCGGAGCAATCGTTGCTACCCTGGCTATTGCCTGGCCCTCCTCAATCATGATCTATTTCTTGCAGCGCTTCATCTT includes the following:
- a CDS encoding chromate transporter, yielding MGSIACLTTGILSGMEEGEKVIGTLLSLFLKLSAFSLVAFGGINALLPILYDLSVNQEHWLNSQTFADYFAIAQASPGPNLMTVTLIGWKVGGVIGAIVATLAIAWPSSIMIYFLQRFILGMQDIQKQKMIESAAGALAVGLILSAAWIIALQINTGIAAYLLTFSTIAITLFTRWHPLYLIAIGGILGVLGFI